A stretch of the Egicoccus sp. AB-alg6-2 genome encodes the following:
- a CDS encoding GNAT family N-acetyltransferase codes for MPRRLRWRRAGPGELETIVSRLEGWPSEAGGGLRHMFALSVIETQGVGQVRLATDDHRWAAAVVFPNRLVVPCGDASAIEDAGSPARRWRLLVGDVAAGDAVLRNTPTDPALVVHDQRFFVVDPERVPGVAELPDPGLRRAEPADLDGLADLAVQLHVDDRFGPDPGRVGWRGYRQRLESTVRQGMAYCVGPIGRPVLKLERSVSSRRWGVQLAGIVAAPEVRGQGLGRAAVATAVRAALAEGPQHRPISLHVRADNPGAHAAYFAAGFVDREAWRLAVRS; via the coding sequence ATGCCGCGGCGACTGCGGTGGCGCCGGGCCGGACCCGGCGAGCTCGAGACGATCGTGTCCCGGCTCGAGGGCTGGCCGTCCGAGGCCGGCGGCGGGCTGCGCCACATGTTCGCCCTCTCCGTGATCGAGACCCAGGGCGTCGGCCAGGTGCGGCTCGCCACCGACGATCACCGATGGGCGGCGGCGGTCGTGTTCCCGAACCGCCTCGTCGTCCCGTGCGGTGACGCCAGCGCCATCGAGGACGCCGGCAGTCCGGCCCGCCGCTGGCGTCTGCTGGTCGGCGACGTCGCGGCCGGTGACGCGGTGCTGCGAAACACGCCGACCGACCCCGCCCTGGTCGTCCACGACCAGCGCTTCTTCGTCGTCGATCCCGAACGCGTCCCCGGCGTCGCCGAGCTACCCGACCCCGGCCTGCGCCGGGCCGAGCCGGCCGACCTCGACGGGCTCGCCGACCTGGCGGTCCAGCTGCACGTCGACGACCGCTTCGGCCCCGATCCAGGCCGCGTCGGCTGGCGCGGCTACCGGCAGCGGCTGGAGAGCACGGTGCGACAGGGCATGGCGTACTGCGTCGGACCGATCGGGCGGCCCGTCCTGAAGCTGGAACGGTCGGTGTCGTCGCGCCGATGGGGGGTGCAACTGGCCGGGATCGTGGCCGCGCCCGAGGTGCGCGGGCAGGGGCTCGGGCGCGCGGCCGTCGCGACGGCGGTTCGGGCCGCGCTGGCCGAGGGACCGCAGCACCGGCCCATCAGCCTCCACGTGCGCGCCGACAACCCAGGCGCCCATGCCGCCTACTTCGCGGCCGGCTTCGTCGATCGCGAGGCGTGGCGGCTCGCCGTCCGTTCCTGA
- a CDS encoding alpha-amylase family glycosyl hydrolase codes for MRPVARGIATGDVGELLQTGMPMRGRRRVPVATLVLLLVATAVLLVTARPVAETPSMAASGAWPQDAVIYHVFVDRFAEGGPAGGGNSDAGAGDGGAADGGAADGGAADGGAADGGAAGEPSPNHDAALMDWMGGDLAGVRQRLDHVVELGANTLWLSPVTPGPGYHGYHPTDLTDVDPRFGDRDELVALVREAHARGVKVIYDLVLNHTSDQHPWFVAARADCDGSPYVAWYEFRDCPDRYAGFAGLAELPELDLDHPEVRAWVFDEVLPFWLDEIGVDGFRLDHAQGPSRAFWDAFRAEVDARWPGTFLLGEIWAQQTIIDSYGDVMDAATAFPLRDRLVAVVARGGDVRALHQPIVSLLEGDGPRPATYVSSHDQPRFLTEAGGDRERLALAYAALLTLPGVPVVYYGDEVGLGQSGDHRAVDTHQDRYFREPMSWDTSTWDLEVLDRVSRLARLRTTRPALYAGEYVPLVTEGDALVFERVTDDGERVLVVLATGNDAVSIDLTDLYGTEAAAELLLTDLLAGERAPAEVAAGELVVDPRGVGVWQLTGS; via the coding sequence TTGCGGCCGGTCGCCCGCGGGATCGCGACCGGCGACGTCGGTGAGCTGCTGCAGACGGGGATGCCCATGCGTGGACGTCGGCGGGTGCCGGTGGCGACGCTCGTGCTGTTGCTGGTGGCGACCGCCGTCCTGCTCGTCACCGCGCGTCCGGTTGCCGAAACGCCTTCGATGGCAGCCTCGGGCGCCTGGCCGCAGGACGCCGTGATCTATCACGTGTTCGTCGACCGCTTCGCGGAGGGAGGGCCTGCGGGCGGCGGGAACTCGGACGCCGGAGCGGGGGACGGCGGAGCGGCGGACGGCGGAGCGGCGGACGGCGGAGCAGCGGACGGCGGAGCGGCGGACGGCGGAGCGGCGGGTGAGCCGAGCCCGAACCACGACGCGGCACTGATGGACTGGATGGGTGGCGACCTCGCCGGTGTCCGACAGCGCCTGGACCACGTGGTGGAGCTCGGCGCCAACACGCTGTGGTTGTCGCCGGTGACGCCCGGTCCCGGCTACCACGGCTACCACCCGACCGACCTCACCGACGTCGATCCACGCTTCGGCGACCGCGACGAGTTGGTGGCCCTCGTCCGCGAGGCACACGCGCGCGGCGTCAAGGTGATCTACGACCTCGTCCTCAACCACACCTCGGACCAGCATCCGTGGTTCGTCGCCGCCCGGGCGGACTGCGACGGCAGCCCCTACGTCGCGTGGTACGAGTTCCGCGACTGTCCCGACCGCTACGCCGGCTTCGCGGGCCTGGCCGAGTTGCCCGAGCTCGACCTCGACCATCCCGAGGTGCGCGCGTGGGTGTTCGACGAGGTCCTGCCGTTCTGGCTCGACGAGATCGGGGTGGACGGGTTCCGGCTCGACCATGCGCAGGGACCCTCCCGTGCGTTCTGGGATGCCTTCCGAGCCGAGGTCGACGCGCGCTGGCCGGGGACGTTCCTGCTCGGGGAGATCTGGGCCCAGCAGACGATCATCGACAGCTACGGCGACGTGATGGACGCCGCCACCGCGTTCCCGCTGCGCGACCGCCTCGTGGCTGTCGTCGCCCGCGGCGGCGACGTGCGGGCGCTCCACCAACCGATCGTGTCGCTGCTGGAGGGCGACGGTCCACGGCCCGCCACCTACGTCTCCAGCCACGACCAACCTCGATTCCTCACCGAGGCGGGAGGCGATCGCGAACGACTGGCGCTGGCGTACGCCGCGCTGTTGACGCTGCCCGGCGTGCCGGTCGTCTACTACGGCGACGAGGTCGGCCTCGGGCAGAGCGGCGACCACCGGGCGGTCGACACCCACCAGGACCGCTACTTCCGCGAGCCGATGTCGTGGGACACCTCGACGTGGGACCTCGAGGTGCTGGACCGGGTCTCGCGGCTCGCGCGGTTGCGGACGACGAGGCCGGCGCTGTATGCCGGCGAGTACGTCCCGTTGGTCACCGAAGGCGATGCGCTGGTCTTCGAGCGGGTGACCGACGACGGCGAGCGCGTGCTGGTCGTCCTGGCCACCGGCAATGACGCCGTGTCGATCGATCTCACCGACTTGTACGGCACCGAGGCGGCAGCCGAGCTCCTTCTGACGGACCTACTCGCCGGCGAGCGCGCACCGGCGGAGGTGGCCGCGGGAGAGCTGGTGGTCGATCCGCGCGGCGTCGGGGTGTGGCAACTGACCGGCTCCTGA
- the groES gene encoding co-chaperone GroES, whose protein sequence is MATATEVKIKPLEDRVLVTLDESEQTTASGLVIPDTAKEKPQQGTVVAVGPGKRSEQTGEVIQLDVAAGDTVLFSKYGGTEVKVEGQEYLILSARDILAVIG, encoded by the coding sequence TTGGCCACCGCCACCGAGGTCAAGATCAAGCCTCTCGAGGACCGGGTCCTCGTCACGCTCGATGAGAGCGAGCAGACCACCGCAAGTGGTCTGGTCATCCCGGACACCGCGAAGGAAAAGCCACAGCAGGGGACCGTCGTCGCCGTCGGCCCGGGCAAGCGCTCGGAGCAGACCGGCGAGGTCATCCAGCTCGACGTCGCCGCCGGCGACACCGTGCTGTTCAGCAAGTACGGCGGCACCGAGGTCAAGGTCGAGGGCCAGGAGTACCTGATCCTGAGCGCCCGCGACATCCTCGCCGTCATCGGCTGA
- a CDS encoding helix-turn-helix domain-containing protein, producing the protein MSEPSPLAGAIGSRLRQVRRQQELSLADVEERSLGACKAVALSAYERGVRGVTVARLAQLASLYEVPVSTLLAPSPKVARPIAQAAAAGMIPASGARSATAATTAATTEGPAPATAGPTAATAMQNPAAAATTSRPRPSRSRRRTPLAANDATADANGRGRTLRLQALLDIAAGDGSDAELLRAVVRFVEHITQRRGDHNGRVLTLRDGDLTTIAVAVGCRLPELLEVLDAHGVTSAGVPSAGATAPA; encoded by the coding sequence ATGAGCGAGCCTTCTCCCCTCGCCGGCGCCATCGGCAGCCGGCTCCGCCAGGTGCGTCGCCAGCAGGAGCTGTCCCTGGCCGACGTCGAGGAGCGCAGCCTGGGCGCCTGTAAGGCGGTCGCGCTGAGCGCCTACGAACGCGGGGTCCGCGGCGTCACGGTTGCTCGCCTTGCGCAGCTCGCCAGCCTCTACGAGGTGCCGGTGAGCACGCTGCTCGCACCCTCCCCGAAGGTCGCCCGGCCGATCGCTCAAGCTGCCGCGGCAGGAATGATCCCCGCTTCCGGCGCCCGCTCCGCGACCGCCGCGACCACCGCCGCGACCACCGAGGGGCCGGCCCCGGCAACCGCGGGGCCGACCGCGGCAACCGCGATGCAGAACCCGGCCGCAGCGGCGACGACTTCGAGGCCACGCCCGTCACGGTCGAGGCGCAGGACGCCGCTTGCGGCCAACGACGCGACCGCCGACGCGAACGGCCGGGGACGGACGCTGCGGTTGCAGGCACTCCTCGACATCGCCGCCGGCGACGGTTCCGACGCCGAGCTGCTTCGTGCCGTCGTCCGCTTCGTCGAGCACATCACCCAACGTCGCGGCGACCACAACGGCCGGGTCCTGACGCTCCGCGACGGCGACCTGACCACGATCGCGGTGGCGGTCGGTTGCCGGCTGCCCGAACTGCTCGAGGTGCTCGATGCCCACGGGGTGACGTCCGCGGGCGTCCCGTCAGCCGGGGCGACCGCGCCGGCCTGA
- a CDS encoding polyphosphate polymerase domain-containing protein, whose protein sequence is MTSAADAPRDLHLDNEVDARLAQLPAVGLDGLPEAMDLQRRFDAKYLVPLARLPELVDALAPTSRVLEVLGRRATRYTSVYFDTDGLLTFTDHLKGRRRRFKVRTRRYGDAEPLLEVKYKGARTQTVKQRFLHTAPADVLDDAGLARIRAALADQYPHSPPQRMRPVLTTRYRRTTLVDLVAGERVTIDRDLQITGANSANGVDSVDGAAGDDGAAGDDGAAGAVIELGCGYAIVEVKSASRSGAAHALMRSLGLRPDRLSKYCLGVTAVRPEVRGNPWLPALRKLAADADLADADLADADLSADASSASDDDVSTASATEGTRADVDAA, encoded by the coding sequence ATGACGTCCGCCGCCGACGCCCCGCGCGACCTCCACCTCGACAACGAGGTGGATGCGCGACTCGCGCAGCTGCCGGCCGTCGGCCTCGACGGCCTGCCCGAGGCGATGGACCTCCAGCGCCGCTTCGACGCGAAGTATCTCGTCCCGTTGGCGCGTCTGCCCGAGCTGGTCGACGCGTTGGCGCCGACGTCGCGGGTGCTCGAGGTCCTCGGCCGGCGTGCCACCCGCTACACCAGCGTCTACTTCGACACCGACGGGCTGCTGACCTTCACCGACCATCTCAAGGGCCGCCGTCGACGCTTCAAGGTCCGCACCCGACGGTACGGCGACGCCGAGCCGCTGCTCGAGGTCAAGTACAAGGGCGCACGGACCCAGACGGTCAAGCAACGGTTCCTGCACACGGCGCCCGCGGACGTCCTGGACGATGCCGGGCTGGCACGGATCCGGGCGGCGCTCGCCGACCAGTACCCGCACAGCCCGCCGCAGCGGATGCGGCCGGTGCTGACGACGAGGTATCGGCGCACGACGCTGGTGGACCTGGTGGCGGGTGAGCGGGTCACCATCGACCGCGACCTGCAGATCACCGGCGCGAACAGCGCGAACGGCGTGGACAGCGTGGACGGTGCGGCTGGCGACGACGGCGCGGCCGGCGACGACGGCGCGGCTGGCGCGGTCATCGAGCTCGGGTGCGGCTACGCCATCGTCGAGGTGAAGTCGGCGTCGCGGAGCGGGGCCGCGCACGCGCTGATGCGCTCGCTCGGTCTGCGTCCGGACCGGCTGAGCAAGTACTGCCTCGGCGTCACGGCCGTACGCCCTGAGGTGCGCGGCAACCCGTGGCTGCCGGCCCTGCGCAAGCTCGCGGCCGACGCCGACCTGGCCGACGCCGACCTGGCCGACGCCGACCTCTCCGCCGACGCCTCGTCCGCTTCAGACGACGACGTGTCGACCGCGTCCGCCACCGAGGGCACGCGCGCCGACGTCGACGCGGCGTGA
- a CDS encoding DUF4956 domain-containing protein, producing MGELALPSLVRDLLLNLVAIAVLVYPIYFRRHRRRDLVLGYVAFNVSLFTVAAALGSSSPLNVGVGFGLFAVLSIVRLRSDEATQGEIGYTMVALVLGLIAGLPGLQFEAKVLFAVLLVATMYVVDHPALIPPFLHQRCRVMLDVVHTDHELLRRDLEQRLGGVVHHVIVQEVDYVRETMRLDVRVRLNRPQQVDPLPAGDPPGHGVTASDARS from the coding sequence GTGGGCGAGTTGGCGCTGCCGAGCCTCGTACGTGACCTGCTGTTGAACCTGGTCGCGATCGCCGTGCTCGTCTACCCGATCTACTTCCGTCGCCACCGCCGCCGCGACCTGGTCCTCGGCTACGTGGCCTTCAACGTGAGCTTGTTCACGGTCGCCGCCGCGCTCGGCTCGTCCAGCCCGCTCAACGTCGGCGTCGGCTTCGGGTTGTTCGCCGTCCTCTCCATCGTGCGTCTGCGCTCCGACGAGGCCACGCAGGGCGAGATCGGCTACACGATGGTCGCGCTCGTGCTCGGCCTGATCGCCGGACTCCCCGGCCTGCAGTTCGAGGCGAAGGTGCTGTTCGCCGTCCTGCTGGTCGCCACCATGTACGTGGTCGACCACCCGGCACTGATCCCGCCGTTCCTGCACCAGCGGTGCAGAGTCATGCTCGACGTCGTGCACACCGACCACGAGCTGCTGCGCCGCGACCTCGAGCAACGCCTCGGCGGCGTGGTCCACCACGTCATCGTCCAGGAGGTCGACTACGTCCGCGAGACGATGCGTCTCGACGTGCGGGTCCGGCTCAACCGGCCCCAGCAGGTGGACCCCCTTCCCGCCGGCGACCCACCCGGACACGGCGTCACCGCCAGCGACGCCCGCTCATGA
- the groL gene encoding chaperonin GroEL (60 kDa chaperone family; promotes refolding of misfolded polypeptides especially under stressful conditions; forms two stacked rings of heptamers to form a barrel-shaped 14mer; ends can be capped by GroES; misfolded proteins enter the barrel where they are refolded when GroES binds), whose amino-acid sequence MAKILSFSEDGRKRLEKGVNKLADAVKVTLGPRGRNVVIDKKWGAPTITKDGVTVAREIELEDAYENMGAQLAKEVATKTNDVAGDGTTTATVLAQAIVKEGLRNVAAGANPMSLKRGIDKAVERVVEEIANQAREIETQDEIAQVAAISANNEPVIGKILADAMDKVGKDGVITVEESQTFGMELDFVEGMQFDKGYISPYMVTDPERMEVVFEDPYILIANSKISAVQDLLPVLEKVMQGGRPLVIIAEDLEGEALATLVVNKIRGTFQSAAVKAPGFGERRKAMLQDIAILTGGQVISEEVGLKLESATLDLLGRARKVVITKDETTIVEGAGSADDITGRVNQIKAEIDKTDSDWDREKLQERLAKLSGGVAVVKVGAATETELKEVKHRIEDALSATRAAVEEGIVAGGGTALLQAEAGLDKLELDGDEATGARIIRKALSSPLYWIASNAGLEGSVVVEKVRTMEPGHGLNALTGEYENLVSAGVIDPAKVTRSALQNAASIAGLLLTTEALIADKPEPKEEAAGGGHDHGMGGMDF is encoded by the coding sequence ATGGCGAAGATCCTCAGCTTCAGCGAGGATGGGCGTAAGCGCCTGGAGAAGGGCGTCAACAAGCTCGCCGACGCCGTCAAGGTGACGCTGGGCCCCCGTGGCCGCAACGTCGTCATCGACAAGAAGTGGGGCGCACCCACGATCACGAAGGACGGCGTGACCGTCGCTCGTGAGATCGAGCTCGAAGACGCCTACGAGAACATGGGTGCTCAGCTCGCCAAGGAAGTCGCGACCAAGACCAACGACGTCGCAGGTGACGGCACCACCACCGCCACCGTGCTGGCCCAGGCCATCGTCAAGGAAGGTCTGCGCAACGTCGCCGCCGGCGCCAACCCGATGTCGCTCAAGCGTGGCATCGACAAGGCCGTCGAGCGGGTCGTCGAGGAGATCGCGAACCAGGCTCGTGAGATCGAGACCCAGGACGAGATCGCCCAGGTCGCGGCCATCAGCGCCAACAACGAGCCCGTCATCGGCAAGATCCTCGCCGACGCGATGGACAAGGTCGGCAAGGACGGTGTCATCACCGTCGAGGAGTCGCAGACCTTCGGCATGGAGCTCGACTTCGTCGAGGGCATGCAGTTCGACAAGGGCTACATCTCGCCCTACATGGTCACCGACCCCGAGCGCATGGAGGTCGTGTTCGAGGACCCCTACATCCTCATCGCGAACTCGAAGATCTCGGCCGTCCAGGACCTGCTGCCCGTCCTCGAGAAGGTCATGCAGGGCGGTCGCCCGCTGGTCATCATCGCCGAGGACCTCGAGGGTGAGGCCCTGGCGACGCTGGTCGTCAACAAGATCCGCGGCACCTTCCAGTCGGCCGCCGTCAAGGCGCCGGGCTTCGGTGAGCGCCGCAAGGCCATGCTGCAGGACATCGCGATCCTGACCGGCGGCCAGGTCATCTCCGAGGAGGTCGGTCTCAAGCTCGAGTCCGCCACCCTCGACCTGCTCGGCCGCGCCCGCAAGGTCGTGATCACCAAGGACGAGACCACGATCGTCGAAGGCGCCGGTTCGGCCGACGACATCACCGGTCGCGTCAACCAGATCAAGGCCGAGATCGACAAGACCGACTCCGACTGGGACCGCGAGAAGCTCCAGGAGCGTCTCGCGAAGCTCTCCGGCGGCGTCGCGGTCGTCAAGGTCGGCGCTGCCACCGAGACCGAGCTCAAGGAGGTCAAGCACCGCATCGAGGACGCCCTGTCCGCGACGCGTGCGGCCGTCGAAGAGGGCATCGTCGCCGGTGGTGGTACCGCACTGCTGCAGGCCGAGGCCGGTCTCGACAAGCTGGAGCTCGACGGTGACGAGGCCACGGGTGCTCGCATCATCCGCAAGGCCCTGTCGTCGCCGCTGTACTGGATCGCCTCGAACGCGGGCCTCGAAGGTTCCGTCGTCGTCGAGAAGGTCCGCACGATGGAGCCGGGTCACGGCCTCAACGCCCTGACCGGCGAGTACGAGAACCTGGTGTCGGCCGGCGTCATCGACCCGGCCAAGGTCACCCGCTCGGCGCTGCAGAACGCCGCGTCGATCGCTGGTCTGCTCCTCACCACCGAGGCGCTGATCGCCGACAAGCCCGAACCCAAGGAAGAGGCCGCTGGTGGCGGTCACGACCACGGCATGGGCGGCATGGACTTCTGA
- a CDS encoding LPXTG cell wall anchor domain-containing protein, with amino-acid sequence MLPMSSLAAMADEEQPEASEGDAVVDGTEEDLAAGLSAASFANDDKGKEKDDKDVDTSDSITVLATEKHCTDHDSTSYWKSGSSQTINGVTITVSGKTVTATGGSAELCVKGGTDNSGRLALADGASYTVTFENGGGQNPNISYVVVYKVTPTVTPDGEDEDGPQKVTICHATAAGTYTSNSLPKWQIYAAGGHSHGNETSVHPDDIIPPFAAGSHGGQSWGAFDGFNWTPAGQLIHGNGCVDDSTVVTPPSIVPTASFTSECVTEGTNANTRKVTATLDNNVSTDGSVDNATVDYQIVRTDSGSDSVLDTVTVLAGATGSWTGYVPDTQTWTLKVVTGSGDAATSIANGSFTGNCTTGGDENPVPPVPPSPPVPPVPPVKTLSVTGSEVCQDLVPSFVLTISGDNLTADSGSVELRKVGGTGLVTHDVDRGRNTLPWPSGGGLSWEAVAVTVSFDGLTDSLTLDYSEIEVECTEVLPEEPVDQEPTPVDPVDPDDPDGSENPPTPAKPVVTDDKDDDEVLGVVRDRKLPRTGASTLELLVGGLAALGLGGLLLRRREQDA; translated from the coding sequence ATGCTGCCGATGTCATCGCTGGCCGCGATGGCCGACGAAGAGCAGCCGGAGGCGAGCGAGGGCGACGCCGTCGTGGACGGGACTGAGGAGGACCTTGCCGCCGGACTGTCCGCCGCCTCGTTCGCGAACGACGACAAGGGCAAGGAGAAGGACGACAAGGACGTCGACACCAGCGACAGCATCACTGTCCTGGCCACGGAGAAGCACTGCACCGACCATGACTCCACTTCCTACTGGAAGTCCGGATCGAGCCAGACGATCAACGGGGTGACGATCACCGTTTCCGGCAAGACGGTGACCGCCACCGGCGGTTCGGCGGAACTGTGCGTGAAGGGCGGGACCGACAACAGTGGTCGTCTCGCGCTGGCTGACGGCGCCTCCTACACCGTCACCTTCGAGAACGGGGGTGGCCAGAACCCGAACATCAGCTACGTCGTCGTCTACAAGGTGACGCCGACCGTCACCCCGGACGGCGAAGACGAGGACGGCCCCCAGAAGGTGACGATCTGCCACGCAACGGCAGCGGGCACCTACACCAGCAACTCGCTCCCGAAGTGGCAGATCTACGCGGCGGGCGGTCACAGCCACGGCAACGAGACCTCGGTCCACCCCGACGACATCATCCCACCGTTTGCTGCAGGGAGTCACGGCGGACAGTCCTGGGGGGCGTTCGACGGATTCAACTGGACGCCTGCCGGCCAGCTCATTCACGGCAACGGATGCGTCGACGACAGCACGGTCGTGACGCCGCCGTCGATCGTGCCGACCGCATCGTTCACTTCGGAGTGCGTCACCGAAGGCACCAACGCGAACACGCGCAAGGTCACGGCCACCCTCGACAACAACGTCTCGACCGACGGCAGCGTCGACAACGCCACCGTCGACTACCAGATCGTGCGCACCGACAGCGGCAGCGACAGCGTGCTCGACACCGTGACCGTGCTCGCCGGCGCAACCGGCAGCTGGACCGGCTACGTACCCGACACTCAGACCTGGACGCTCAAGGTCGTCACCGGCTCCGGCGACGCCGCCACGTCCATCGCCAACGGCTCGTTCACTGGCAACTGCACGACCGGCGGCGACGAGAATCCGGTTCCGCCCGTTCCTCCGAGTCCGCCCGTACCTCCGGTACCGCCGGTGAAGACGCTCTCGGTCACGGGCAGCGAGGTCTGCCAGGACCTGGTCCCGAGCTTCGTGCTCACCATCTCCGGTGACAACCTGACCGCCGATAGCGGGTCGGTCGAGCTGCGCAAGGTCGGCGGCACGGGCCTCGTCACCCACGACGTCGATCGGGGGCGGAACACCCTGCCCTGGCCGTCCGGTGGCGGGCTGAGCTGGGAAGCGGTCGCGGTCACGGTGAGCTTCGACGGCCTCACGGACTCCCTGACCCTCGACTACTCCGAGATCGAGGTGGAGTGCACCGAGGTCCTGCCCGAGGAGCCGGTGGACCAGGAGCCGACGCCGGTTGACCCGGTTGACCCGGACGACCCGGACGGGTCGGAGAACCCCCCGACGCCGGCGAAGCCCGTGGTGACCGACGACAAGGACGACGACGAGGTGCTGGGCGTCGTGCGCGACCGCAAGCTGCCGCGCACGGGCGCCTCGACGCTCGAACTGCTCGTCGGCGGACTCGCAGCGCTGGGCCTCGGCGGTCTGCTGCTGCGGCGACGGGAGCAGGACGCCTGA
- a CDS encoding LPXTG cell wall anchor domain-containing protein, whose amino-acid sequence MTTRLLVLSAMALAMTTLAAPALALDGADQSPSATETSEDTHRTTVLLDSEDVDAVEEPSAEAPSADGTPASATPGSAAPGSAKSADTTPRNATSPETSTDSACATLAIVRPDGITGDAQAVTITAQTLDAELAGWSFVQWTLDPLVRADMLVVVGRDGSRTEVPATAGHAEAVLELVVCGHREGPAVPVDPDGPVEGEAPVDETPDPDGGEGDGSGGEGDDSGPTPDGTHGGSADEDTAGGNGHGEELPRTGSSTSTASLTMLGLASLLVGALLLRIGGPAWRPQTPAIEKSGSTSARGDRQ is encoded by the coding sequence GTGACCACCCGGCTGCTCGTCCTGTCCGCCATGGCCCTGGCCATGACCACGCTGGCCGCCCCGGCACTCGCCCTGGACGGCGCGGATCAGTCTCCCTCCGCCACGGAGACGAGCGAAGACACGCATCGCACGACGGTTCTGCTCGATTCCGAAGACGTCGACGCCGTCGAGGAACCCTCGGCGGAGGCGCCTTCGGCGGACGGAACACCGGCGAGCGCAACGCCAGGCAGCGCAGCACCAGGAAGCGCGAAGTCGGCGGACACGACGCCGAGGAACGCGACGTCGCCGGAGACCTCGACCGATTCGGCGTGCGCCACGCTCGCCATCGTGCGGCCCGACGGCATCACCGGTGACGCACAGGCGGTCACGATCACGGCGCAGACCCTGGACGCGGAACTCGCCGGCTGGAGCTTCGTCCAGTGGACGCTGGACCCGCTGGTTCGGGCCGACATGCTGGTGGTCGTCGGTCGTGACGGGTCTCGCACCGAGGTCCCCGCCACCGCGGGACATGCCGAAGCGGTCCTGGAACTGGTCGTGTGCGGGCATCGCGAGGGTCCGGCCGTTCCCGTCGACCCCGACGGCCCCGTCGAGGGCGAGGCACCGGTCGACGAGACCCCCGACCCGGACGGCGGCGAAGGTGACGGCAGCGGCGGCGAGGGCGACGACAGCGGCCCCACCCCGGACGGCACGCATGGCGGCAGTGCCGACGAGGACACCGCGGGAGGCAACGGGCACGGCGAGGAACTCCCGCGCACGGGCAGCTCCACCTCGACGGCATCCCTGACCATGCTCGGGCTCGCCAGCCTGCTCGTCGGCGCGCTGCTACTGCGTATTGGGGGGCCCGCGTGGCGTCCCCAGACGCCGGCCATCGAGAAGTCGGGCAGCACTTCCGCACGCGGAGATCGGCAATGA
- a CDS encoding helix-turn-helix domain-containing protein: protein MTSPLETYGHLAAAPVVADRDTDVAHSVTATLEAEPAEVGERLRRARLARGLSLADVEQRSAGRLNAVLVASYEQGGRAVTLPRLGDLAEFYDLPVHELLPSQPRGDHGTPDGPAADPAAVTLDLERLPEDAVDGLDPIALRAVARFAEHINERRGNRSERVLTVRGDDLRTIAVAVGHEPDDLIDALRQLGTIVSD from the coding sequence ATGACCTCCCCGCTCGAGACCTACGGGCACCTGGCCGCCGCGCCCGTCGTGGCCGACCGCGACACCGACGTCGCGCACTCCGTCACCGCGACCCTCGAGGCGGAGCCGGCCGAGGTCGGGGAACGGCTGCGCCGGGCGCGGCTCGCACGAGGTCTCTCACTGGCCGATGTCGAGCAGCGCAGTGCGGGCCGGCTCAACGCCGTTCTGGTGGCTTCGTACGAACAGGGGGGTAGAGCCGTCACACTCCCCCGCCTCGGCGACCTGGCCGAGTTCTACGACCTGCCGGTCCACGAACTGCTGCCGTCCCAACCTCGGGGCGACCACGGGACGCCCGACGGTCCGGCAGCCGACCCGGCAGCCGTGACGCTGGACCTGGAGCGACTACCCGAGGATGCCGTCGACGGACTAGACCCGATAGCGCTTCGGGCCGTGGCGCGCTTCGCCGAGCACATCAACGAACGCCGTGGCAACCGGAGCGAGCGCGTCCTCACCGTGCGCGGTGACGACTTGCGAACGATCGCTGTAGCGGTCGGTCACGAACCCGACGACCTCATCGATGCGCTGCGTCAGCTGGGCACGATCGTGTCCGATTGA